The proteins below come from a single Chryseobacterium capnotolerans genomic window:
- a CDS encoding RDD family protein codes for MSQIAINTSQNVNINFNTASVGERMLAFIIDLLIRVAYIVIVLYLFFNILDLGYLLNGLDNWSVMAVYIILTFPTYIYPLVLESLMEGQTPGKKLMKIRVVKIDGYQASFGDYMIRWVFRMIDVSFAGVVGLISMIVSKNNQRLGDIASGTAVISLKNNINISHTILENINEDYVPSFPQVIALSDNDMRIIKDNYTKAVKAGDRQIISKLSDKIKSILKLEIDPTKMTEKQFINVIIKDYNYYTGKDN; via the coding sequence AAATACCTCACAAAATGTAAATATTAACTTCAATACGGCAAGTGTTGGAGAAAGAATGCTTGCATTTATCATTGATCTTCTGATAAGGGTTGCTTACATTGTCATTGTTCTTTATTTGTTTTTCAATATACTGGATTTGGGATATTTACTGAATGGTCTGGATAATTGGTCTGTAATGGCCGTTTACATCATTCTTACGTTCCCTACCTATATTTACCCCCTTGTTTTGGAAAGTTTAATGGAAGGACAGACTCCAGGGAAAAAGCTCATGAAAATCAGGGTAGTAAAGATTGATGGATATCAGGCTAGTTTTGGAGATTATATGATCCGTTGGGTATTCAGAATGATTGATGTTTCCTTTGCCGGAGTGGTAGGTTTAATTTCAATGATTGTTTCCAAAAACAATCAGCGTTTGGGAGATATTGCTTCCGGAACGGCAGTGATTTCTCTAAAAAACAATATCAATATTTCTCATACTATCCTTGAAAATATCAATGAGGATTATGTACCTTCATTTCCTCAGGTAATTGCATTAAGTGACAATGATATGAGAATCATCAAAGATAATTATACTAAAGCTGTGAAAGCTGGTGACCGTCAGATTATCAGTAAACTTTCCGACAAGATCAAAAGCATCCTGAAACTGGAAATAGATCCTACAAAAATGACGGAAAAGCAGTTTATTAATGTTATTATCAAAGACTATAATTATTATACTGGGAAGGATAATTAA
- a CDS encoding OmpA family protein yields the protein MKNLKLGISALALTVASTVFAQTTNNPWLIGVGAHAENHKAAQTSFSNTFSANNLTKRMFNLNNFSITPPLSKLTVARNVGKGLVIDWQTSVGNVENKRFNMGKEFFLMTGLGFQAHGAGLLWNEESWFDPYLRVGANYLRHDYTSLSFPRNDYKGESVPNGKDGNENGKANHFTVATGAGANFWVTKNFGLGIQGDYVSTPGDKSTVANFWQASASILFRFGNRDRDKDGILDKDDLCPDTPGLPEFQGCPDTDGDGVPDKDDQCPDVAGPVENNGCPWPDTDGDGVIDKDDACPTVAGPAENKGCPWPDTDGDGILDKDDACPTVPGLPEYNGCPKPKTVTAKDVETKLGSVFFDFNKATIKAESKPALDQAAEIIKKDGGHYLLEGRTDAKGAAAYNLKLSRQRAASVVAALDTRGVDANALKSIGVGSAKATIPAKATDAERQVDRKVVVTAIEDDAQWNALKKRDYDDPTPVKVKKATKKGGKKAPAKKVVKKKK from the coding sequence ATGAAAAATCTAAAATTAGGAATTTCAGCATTGGCGCTTACTGTTGCCTCTACTGTCTTTGCCCAGACTACCAACAATCCGTGGTTGATCGGAGTTGGTGCTCATGCGGAAAACCACAAGGCAGCACAGACAAGTTTCAGTAATACGTTCTCTGCTAATAATCTAACGAAGAGAATGTTCAATTTGAACAACTTCTCTATTACACCTCCATTATCTAAGTTAACAGTTGCTAGAAACGTTGGTAAAGGTTTAGTTATTGACTGGCAGACTTCTGTTGGGAATGTTGAAAACAAAAGATTCAACATGGGGAAAGAATTTTTCCTAATGACAGGTCTTGGTTTCCAGGCTCACGGTGCTGGTCTTTTATGGAACGAAGAGTCTTGGTTTGACCCTTACTTAAGAGTAGGTGCTAACTATTTAAGACATGATTACACTTCTCTTTCTTTCCCAAGAAATGACTACAAAGGTGAATCTGTTCCAAATGGTAAGGATGGTAACGAAAACGGTAAAGCTAACCACTTTACAGTAGCTACAGGTGCTGGTGCTAACTTCTGGGTAACTAAAAACTTCGGTCTTGGTATCCAAGGAGATTATGTATCAACTCCAGGTGATAAATCTACTGTTGCTAACTTCTGGCAAGCTTCTGCTTCTATCTTATTCAGATTCGGAAACAGAGACAGAGATAAGGATGGTATCCTAGACAAAGATGATCTTTGTCCAGATACTCCAGGTTTACCAGAATTCCAAGGATGTCCTGATACTGACGGTGACGGAGTTCCAGATAAAGACGATCAATGTCCAGATGTAGCTGGTCCAGTTGAAAACAACGGTTGTCCTTGGCCAGATACAGACGGTGACGGTGTTATCGACAAAGATGATGCTTGTCCTACTGTTGCAGGTCCTGCTGAAAACAAAGGTTGTCCTTGGCCAGATACAGACGGTGACGGTATCTTAGATAAAGATGATGCTTGTCCTACTGTTCCAGGTCTTCCAGAATACAACGGATGTCCTAAGCCTAAGACTGTAACTGCTAAAGATGTTGAAACTAAATTAGGAAGCGTATTCTTCGATTTCAATAAAGCTACAATTAAAGCTGAATCTAAACCAGCTCTAGATCAGGCTGCTGAAATTATTAAGAAGGATGGTGGTCACTATCTATTAGAAGGTAGAACTGATGCTAAAGGTGCTGCTGCTTACAACTTGAAATTATCTAGACAAAGAGCTGCTTCTGTAGTTGCTGCTTTAGATACAAGAGGTGTAGATGCTAACGCTCTTAAATCAATAGGTGTAGGTTCTGCTAAAGCTACAATTCCAGCTAAAGCTACTGACGCTGAAAGACAAGTAGACAGAAAAGTTGTTGTAACTGCTATTGAAGATGATGCTCAATGGAATGCTCTTAAGAAAAGAGATTACGATGATCCAACTCCAGTAAAAGTGAAAAAAGCTACTAAAAAAGGAGGCAAAAAAGCTCCTGCGAAAAAAGTAGTTAAAAAGAAAAAATAA
- a CDS encoding YebC/PmpR family DNA-binding transcriptional regulator — protein sequence MGRAFEYRKASKMARWDKMAKTFSKIGKDIALAVKAGGTDPEANPALRRCIQNAKGANMPKDNVERAIKKASGADAENYEEVTYEGYGQGGVAFFVECTTNNTTRTVANVRAIFNKFDGNLGKNGELAFIFDRKGIFTIDLAQVKMEWDDFEMEMIDGGAEDVEKDEEEVMITTAFEDFGSLSHKLDELGIEAKSAELQRIPNNTKEVNLEQFKANMKMLERFEDDDDVQNVYHNMEITEELMDSL from the coding sequence ATGGGAAGAGCATTTGAATATAGAAAAGCTTCTAAAATGGCCAGATGGGATAAGATGGCCAAAACTTTCTCTAAAATAGGTAAAGATATTGCATTGGCAGTAAAAGCAGGAGGAACAGATCCTGAAGCTAATCCGGCATTGAGAAGATGTATCCAAAATGCTAAAGGGGCAAACATGCCAAAGGATAACGTAGAAAGAGCTATTAAAAAAGCAAGCGGTGCAGATGCTGAAAACTATGAAGAAGTTACTTATGAGGGGTACGGACAGGGAGGTGTTGCTTTCTTTGTAGAATGTACTACAAACAATACAACCAGAACAGTAGCAAACGTAAGGGCTATTTTCAACAAGTTTGACGGCAACCTGGGTAAAAATGGTGAGCTTGCATTTATCTTCGATAGAAAAGGTATTTTTACAATCGATTTAGCTCAGGTTAAAATGGAGTGGGATGATTTCGAAATGGAAATGATTGATGGTGGAGCAGAAGATGTAGAAAAGGATGAAGAAGAAGTAATGATTACTACGGCTTTTGAAGACTTCGGATCTTTATCTCACAAATTAGACGAACTTGGAATTGAGGCGAAGAGTGCAGAACTACAAAGAATTCCAAACAATACCAAGGAGGTGAATCTAGAGCAGTTCAAAGCGAATATGAAAATGCTTGAGCGTTTCGAAGATGACGATGATGTACAGAACGTTTATCACAATATGGAAATTACTGAAGAGTTGATGGACTCTTTATAA
- a CDS encoding UDP-2,3-diacylglucosamine diphosphatase: MKRNVELVVISDVHLGTYGCKAKELLRYLNSIQPKTLVLNGDIIDIWQFKKSYFPKPHLKVIRKILSFATKNTDVYYITGNHDEMFRKFTDFELGKLKVCNKICLTIDQKKTWIFHGDVFDASVQHSKWIAKLGGKGYDLLIIINNVVNWFLEKMGKEKYSFSKKIKNNVKKAVKYIGDFELTASELAIDNQYDYVVCGHIHQPQIREVVNKKGSCTYLNSGDWIENLSALEYHDKEWKIFYYDDHKHLLKDDEAEEIQEMDNSELLKIVTNFT; encoded by the coding sequence ATGAAAAGAAATGTTGAGTTAGTTGTCATATCGGATGTTCATTTGGGAACTTATGGATGTAAGGCTAAGGAATTGCTGAGATACCTCAATTCTATTCAGCCTAAAACTTTGGTTTTGAATGGTGATATCATTGATATCTGGCAATTCAAAAAGTCTTACTTCCCTAAACCTCATTTAAAGGTAATCCGAAAAATCCTTTCATTTGCTACCAAGAATACGGACGTTTATTATATTACAGGCAATCATGATGAGATGTTCCGTAAGTTTACCGATTTTGAATTGGGAAAACTTAAAGTCTGTAATAAAATCTGCCTGACTATTGATCAGAAGAAAACCTGGATTTTTCATGGTGATGTTTTCGATGCATCCGTCCAGCATTCCAAATGGATCGCCAAACTTGGCGGAAAAGGATACGACCTTTTAATTATTATCAATAATGTAGTAAATTGGTTTTTAGAGAAAATGGGTAAAGAAAAATATTCATTTTCAAAAAAAATTAAAAATAATGTGAAGAAAGCGGTAAAGTACATTGGCGACTTTGAACTCACTGCTTCCGAACTGGCCATTGATAATCAATATGACTATGTGGTTTGCGGGCATATTCATCAGCCGCAGATTCGGGAGGTTGTTAACAAAAAAGGATCCTGCACTTATCTGAACTCAGGAGATTGGATTGAAAATCTATCCGCTTTAGAATATCATGATAAGGAATGGAAGATCTTTTATTATGATGACCATAAACATTTACTAAAAGATGATGAAGCGGAGGAAATACAGGAGATGGATAATTCTGAGCTTTTAAAAATTGTAACTAATTTTACTTAA
- a CDS encoding ABC-F family ATP-binding cassette domain-containing protein, translating into MLTVSNLSLQFGKRVLFDEVNIMFTKGNCYGIIGANGAGKSTFLKILTGKQDPTTGHVSLEPGKRMSVLEQDHFAYDQFTVLEAVLRGNKKLFEIKEEMDALYAKEDFSDEDGIKAGELGVIYDEMGGWTAESDAQTMLSNVGISDDMHWQMMSELENKDKVKVLLAQALFGNPDVLILDEPTNDLDIDTISWLEDFLADYENTVIVVSHDRHFLDTVCTHIGDLDYSKLNLYTGNYSFWYQASQLATRQRAQANKKAEEKKKELQDFIARFSSNVAKAKQATARKKMIDKLNIDDIKPSSRRYPAIIFEMEREAGDQILDVKGLEKTKDGELLFSNIDLNLKKGDKVAVLSKNSLAITEFFEILAGNVEADKGTVAWGVTTNQSHMPLDNTNFFQEDLSLVDWLRQFTKNDEERHEEFVRGFLGRMLFSGDEALKSCKVLSGGEKMRCMFSRMMLQKANVLLLDEPTNHLDLESITTLNNSLSNFKGNLLLASHDHEMLSTVCNRIIELTPNGIIDREMTYDEYLADKKVKELREKMYS; encoded by the coding sequence ATGTTAACAGTATCTAACTTATCTTTACAATTCGGGAAAAGAGTTCTTTTTGACGAGGTAAATATTATGTTTACCAAAGGAAACTGCTACGGGATTATCGGAGCAAACGGGGCGGGAAAGTCTACATTCCTTAAAATATTAACAGGAAAGCAAGATCCTACAACAGGTCACGTATCTCTGGAACCAGGGAAAAGAATGTCAGTTTTAGAGCAGGATCACTTTGCTTATGATCAGTTTACTGTTCTTGAAGCTGTATTAAGAGGTAATAAAAAATTATTTGAGATAAAGGAGGAAATGGATGCGTTATACGCAAAAGAAGATTTCTCCGATGAAGATGGAATTAAAGCAGGTGAATTAGGTGTAATCTATGATGAAATGGGTGGATGGACTGCAGAATCTGATGCACAAACCATGTTATCTAACGTAGGAATCAGTGATGATATGCACTGGCAGATGATGAGTGAACTTGAGAACAAAGACAAAGTAAAAGTTCTTTTGGCTCAGGCACTTTTCGGAAACCCTGATGTACTTATTCTGGATGAGCCTACCAACGACCTTGACATTGATACAATTTCTTGGTTAGAGGATTTCCTTGCTGACTACGAAAATACAGTAATTGTAGTATCTCACGACCGTCACTTCTTGGATACAGTATGTACTCACATTGGTGACTTAGATTACTCTAAACTTAACCTTTACACAGGTAACTACTCTTTCTGGTACCAAGCATCTCAGCTAGCAACAAGACAAAGAGCTCAGGCTAACAAGAAAGCTGAAGAAAAGAAAAAAGAACTTCAGGACTTCATTGCTCGATTCAGTTCTAACGTTGCTAAAGCTAAACAAGCTACTGCAAGAAAGAAAATGATCGACAAATTAAATATTGATGATATTAAGCCTTCTTCAAGAAGATATCCAGCAATCATTTTTGAAATGGAAAGAGAAGCGGGAGATCAGATTCTTGATGTAAAAGGTCTTGAAAAAACAAAAGACGGCGAATTATTATTCTCTAATATTGATTTAAATCTTAAAAAGGGAGATAAAGTAGCGGTACTTTCTAAAAACTCTTTAGCAATTACAGAATTCTTCGAAATTTTAGCAGGAAATGTTGAAGCGGACAAAGGAACTGTAGCTTGGGGAGTTACGACAAACCAGTCTCACATGCCTTTAGATAATACTAATTTCTTCCAGGAGGATTTAAGCTTGGTTGATTGGTTGAGACAATTCACTAAGAATGATGAAGAGCGTCACGAAGAATTCGTAAGAGGATTCCTAGGAAGAATGCTTTTCTCTGGTGATGAAGCTTTGAAATCTTGTAAAGTACTTTCAGGAGGTGAAAAAATGAGATGTATGTTCAGTAGAATGATGCTTCAGAAAGCTAATGTTCTTTTATTAGATGAACCTACCAACCACTTAGACCTTGAAAGTATCACAACATTGAACAACTCATTGTCTAACTTCAAAGGAAATCTTTTATTGGCATCTCATGACCACGAAATGTTGTCAACTGTCTGTAACAGAATCATTGAACTGACTCCTAACGGAATTATTGACAGAGAAATGACTTATGATGAATATCTTGCTGATAAAAAAGTAAAAGAATTAAGAGAAAAAATGTATTCTTAA
- a CDS encoding glycosyltransferase family protein, protein MKILYAFQGTGNGHVARAQEIIPILKKYASVDTLISGHQSQLKADFPIDFQYRGISLLYNKTGGLSYRKTFTDNKFIDAAKTIRNLELSQYDLIINDYEPLTGWASKLKKLPMIELSHQASMSFPETPKPKKKDFLGEMILKYYVPSERKIGFHFENYHPQIKKPVIRKRSEILILTKKDIIWFIFQALQMKILLRF, encoded by the coding sequence ATGAAAATTTTGTATGCATTTCAGGGTACCGGAAACGGTCATGTGGCTAGGGCACAGGAGATTATTCCGATACTCAAAAAGTATGCTTCGGTGGATACCCTCATTAGTGGACATCAATCGCAATTAAAGGCTGATTTCCCCATCGATTTTCAATATAGGGGTATTTCTCTTCTGTATAACAAAACAGGCGGTTTATCCTACCGAAAAACGTTTACTGATAATAAATTCATTGATGCTGCAAAAACAATAAGAAACTTGGAACTTTCGCAATATGATCTTATCATCAATGATTATGAACCTTTGACAGGCTGGGCGTCGAAATTGAAGAAACTGCCAATGATTGAACTCAGCCATCAGGCATCCATGAGCTTTCCTGAAACACCTAAGCCCAAAAAGAAAGATTTTTTAGGGGAGATGATTTTAAAATATTATGTTCCCAGTGAAAGAAAGATCGGGTTCCATTTTGAAAATTATCATCCACAGATCAAAAAACCGGTCATTCGAAAAAGATCAGAAATCTTAATCCTTACAAAAAAGGATATTATTTGGTTTATCTTCCAAGCTTTGCAGATGAAAATATTATTAAGGTTCTAA
- a CDS encoding glycosyltransferase family protein, whose translation MVYLPSFADENIIKVLRKIPVEWKVFSKYSKVQVKVKNVEVFPIDEIQYLKYFEGCEGILCNAGFETPAEALFMDKKLFVIPIHNQYEQECNACALDTMGIPNSKVLNLQEIMEWVASDHHLVVDYPDNIEEILVKDVLAL comes from the coding sequence TTGGTTTATCTTCCAAGCTTTGCAGATGAAAATATTATTAAGGTTCTAAGAAAAATTCCGGTAGAGTGGAAAGTATTTTCTAAATATAGTAAAGTACAGGTAAAAGTGAAAAATGTTGAAGTATTCCCTATTGATGAAATTCAATATCTGAAATATTTTGAAGGGTGTGAAGGAATTCTATGCAATGCCGGTTTCGAAACGCCTGCTGAAGCTCTTTTCATGGATAAAAAGCTCTTTGTGATCCCCATTCATAACCAGTATGAGCAGGAGTGCAATGCCTGTGCTCTGGATACAATGGGAATTCCTAACTCTAAGGTTTTAAATCTGCAGGAAATTATGGAGTGGGTGGCTTCAGACCATCATTTGGTTGTAGATTATCCGGATAATATTGAAGAAATTCTGGTGAAGGATGTCTTAGCTCTTTAA
- a CDS encoding GNAT family N-acetyltransferase encodes MKFENNRSGNGGVLTLNNEIKEVGRLTYTIFPEDQKLIISFVLVHPEFEGRGMGKYLVEEAIKFARENNWNVYPHCSYARAVMMRMNDVDDIFLKS; translated from the coding sequence ATGAAATTTGAAAACAACAGATCCGGCAACGGCGGAGTTCTTACTCTGAATAATGAAATAAAAGAAGTTGGAAGATTAACGTATACCATTTTCCCGGAAGATCAAAAACTGATTATTTCTTTTGTTTTGGTTCATCCTGAATTTGAAGGAAGGGGAATGGGGAAATATTTAGTAGAAGAAGCCATCAAATTCGCAAGAGAAAACAACTGGAATGTTTACCCTCACTGTTCTTATGCCAGAGCCGTTATGATGAGAATGAATGATGTGGATGATATTTTCTTAAAGAGCTAA
- the nadD gene encoding nicotinate (nicotinamide) nucleotide adenylyltransferase, with the protein MKKIGLFFGSFNPIHIGHLILANYILENSDMDELWFVVSPQNPFKDKKSLLKDHNRLDMVQLAVKNYPNMRASNVEFSLPKPSYTIDTLTYLHEKHPDYSFSLIMGEDNLDSLHKWKNSDALIKNHHIIVYPRVFEGEKKDSEYLQHENISLIKAPVIELSATEIRNMIKDDKNVRPMLPPEVFEYLDGSNFYK; encoded by the coding sequence ATGAAAAAAATCGGTCTCTTCTTCGGATCTTTTAATCCGATTCATATCGGACATCTTATTTTGGCTAATTATATTCTGGAAAATTCGGATATGGATGAGCTGTGGTTTGTAGTAAGCCCACAGAACCCGTTCAAAGACAAAAAGTCTTTGTTGAAGGATCACAACCGATTGGATATGGTACAGCTGGCAGTGAAAAATTATCCGAATATGCGTGCTTCCAATGTGGAGTTTTCGCTTCCGAAACCGAGTTATACCATTGATACGCTTACTTACCTGCATGAAAAACATCCGGACTATTCTTTCAGCCTGATTATGGGAGAAGATAATCTGGACAGCCTTCACAAGTGGAAAAATTCTGATGCTTTGATTAAAAATCATCATATTATTGTTTACCCAAGGGTATTTGAAGGGGAAAAGAAAGATTCTGAATATCTTCAGCATGAAAACATCTCTCTGATCAAAGCTCCAGTGATCGAACTTTCTGCTACAGAAATTCGTAATATGATCAAAGATGATAAGAATGTAAGGCCAATGCTGCCACCTGAAGTTTTTGAATATTTGGATGGAAGTAACTTTTATAAGTAA
- the smpB gene encoding SsrA-binding protein SmpB, whose translation MKIEKTVNILNKRARFEYEILEEYEAGMVLTGTEIKSLRSSKASITESFCQFIDGELYIINMMIDEYKLGTFYNHKTKRERKLLLHKKELQKLEKKLKDAGNTIIALKLYITDRGKAKVLIALGRGKKLFDKREAIKDRENKRNLDRILKKS comes from the coding sequence ATGAAGATTGAGAAAACAGTTAATATATTAAATAAAAGGGCCCGATTTGAATATGAAATTCTTGAAGAATACGAAGCCGGGATGGTTTTAACGGGTACAGAAATAAAATCTTTACGCTCTTCCAAAGCATCTATCACAGAATCGTTCTGTCAGTTTATTGATGGGGAATTATACATCATCAACATGATGATTGATGAGTATAAATTGGGAACTTTTTACAATCATAAAACAAAAAGGGAACGGAAATTGCTCTTGCACAAAAAAGAATTGCAAAAACTTGAGAAAAAGTTAAAAGATGCAGGGAACACGATTATAGCTTTGAAATTATATATCACTGATCGAGGTAAAGCAAAAGTGCTGATAGCGCTGGGTAGAGGGAAAAAGCTTTTCGATAAAAGAGAGGCCATTAAAGATAGAGAAAATAAGCGGAACCTGGACAGAATATTAAAGAAAAGTTAA
- the recJ gene encoding single-stranded-DNA-specific exonuclease RecJ gives MSQKWIYKPEPDEEIVDGLSSSLGFGTFESKLLVLRGIDNYQKAREFFKPNLNDIHNPFLMADMQKAVERIATAIENGEKILVYGDYDVDGTTAVALMYLYLSKIVEKKYLDYYIPDRNSEGYGISTEGIDFAKENGFSLIIALDCGIKALDMINYASSLEIDFIICDHHLPGEEIPNAAAVLDPKRSDCRYPFKELSGCGVGFKLCQGLNTIYKLPDAELFELTDLLAISIAADIVSMTGENRVLAKMGLKTLRKTRNLGLRLLIPEDKLSHFEISNIVFEIAPKINAAGRISHGKAAVELMVSENLKHANQIVSDIMNLNDERRELDMNSTLSALNQIIESQQETKHTTIVYHPEWNKGVIGIVASRLIETYYKPTLVFTDGNNGEMVASARSVSDFDVHEALDLCSEYFLKFGGHHAAAGLSMEKDKFEAFKVKFEQIVSEKIQDHQKEPSISIDTEITVDEINREFINFHRKLAPFGPHNMKPIFTLSNQKLSGYVKTMGKDNNHLKFYIKQESTGRNIECVGFKLGQFVEDFKNKNFDLAFTLEENHWKGNVTHYLNIKDVKFRD, from the coding sequence ATGAGTCAAAAATGGATTTACAAGCCCGAACCCGATGAGGAAATTGTGGACGGACTAAGTTCGTCACTTGGTTTTGGTACTTTTGAATCTAAACTTCTCGTTCTAAGAGGAATTGACAATTATCAGAAGGCGAGAGAATTTTTCAAACCAAACCTTAACGATATACACAATCCGTTTTTAATGGCAGATATGCAAAAAGCTGTAGAGCGTATTGCCACTGCAATTGAAAATGGTGAAAAGATATTAGTATATGGTGACTATGATGTGGATGGAACTACCGCAGTTGCCTTAATGTACCTTTACCTCAGCAAAATTGTTGAGAAAAAATATCTGGATTATTATATTCCGGACAGGAATTCTGAAGGATACGGAATTTCTACAGAAGGAATTGATTTTGCCAAAGAGAATGGTTTTTCATTAATCATTGCTTTAGACTGCGGAATTAAGGCTCTCGATATGATTAATTATGCTTCCAGTCTGGAAATAGATTTTATCATTTGTGACCACCACCTTCCTGGTGAAGAAATTCCTAATGCTGCTGCAGTTCTTGATCCTAAAAGAAGTGACTGCCGTTACCCGTTCAAGGAACTTTCCGGCTGTGGTGTTGGTTTTAAGCTTTGCCAGGGACTTAATACAATTTATAAACTTCCGGATGCCGAGCTATTTGAACTCACAGATCTCCTGGCTATTTCCATTGCCGCTGATATTGTTTCAATGACCGGAGAAAACAGAGTTCTTGCTAAAATGGGATTGAAAACCCTTAGAAAAACAAGAAACCTTGGGTTAAGATTATTAATCCCGGAAGATAAACTGTCTCATTTTGAAATTTCAAATATTGTTTTTGAAATTGCTCCTAAAATAAATGCTGCCGGAAGAATTTCCCATGGAAAAGCAGCGGTAGAACTTATGGTTTCTGAAAATCTGAAACATGCCAACCAGATTGTGAGCGATATCATGAACCTCAACGATGAAAGGCGTGAACTGGACATGAACTCTACCCTTTCTGCTCTGAATCAGATTATAGAGTCTCAGCAGGAAACAAAACATACCACCATTGTTTACCATCCTGAATGGAACAAAGGAGTCATTGGAATTGTGGCATCCAGACTTATTGAAACCTATTATAAACCGACGCTGGTGTTTACAGATGGAAATAATGGGGAAATGGTAGCTTCTGCACGATCTGTTTCAGATTTTGATGTTCACGAAGCTCTTGATTTATGCTCTGAATATTTCCTTAAATTCGGAGGGCATCATGCTGCTGCCGGACTTTCAATGGAGAAGGATAAGTTTGAAGCATTTAAAGTAAAATTTGAACAAATTGTTTCTGAAAAAATTCAGGATCATCAAAAAGAGCCTTCTATCTCAATTGACACTGAAATTACCGTTGACGAAATTAACAGGGAATTTATCAATTTCCATAGAAAACTAGCTCCTTTTGGACCTCATAATATGAAACCCATCTTTACTTTATCTAACCAAAAGCTTTCTGGTTATGTAAAAACAATGGGTAAAGATAATAATCACCTGAAATTCTATATCAAGCAGGAATCTACAGGAAGAAATATTGAATGTGTAGGCTTTAAGCTCGGACAGTTTGTAGAAGATTTTAAAAATAAAAATTTTGATCTTGCTTTTACTTTGGAAGAAAATCACTGGAAAGGCAATGTTACTCATTATCTTAATATTAAAGACGTAAAGTTCAGGGATTAG
- a CDS encoding M48 family metallopeptidase: MKKIIVCLTFLGAINSMNAQFNLGKAAGVVSKGAKALTFTNEDAIKLSKESVDWMDKNNPVAGPKDPYTVRLNKLFGKHKSQDGLNLNYKVYKVKDINAFACADGSVRVFSSLMDLMTDNELLAVIGHEIGHVKNEDTKDAMKSAYLKAAALDAASSASGAVATLNDSQIGKMANEFLDATHSKKQESEADTYSYDFMKANKYDVVGAYTAFKKLALLSGGSTQSGFEKMFNSHPDSEKRAQAIKKKAEKDGLWKDPGTVALPTTKLTK, translated from the coding sequence ATGAAAAAAATTATCGTATGCCTTACTTTTTTAGGCGCAATCAATTCAATGAATGCACAATTTAATCTCGGAAAAGCTGCCGGGGTTGTTTCAAAAGGGGCAAAAGCTTTAACGTTCACGAACGAAGATGCTATTAAATTGTCCAAGGAATCTGTAGATTGGATGGACAAAAACAATCCAGTAGCAGGACCAAAAGATCCTTATACAGTACGATTGAATAAACTGTTTGGAAAACACAAATCACAAGACGGTCTGAACCTTAATTATAAAGTATATAAAGTAAAAGATATCAATGCATTTGCTTGTGCAGATGGAAGTGTACGTGTATTTTCCTCTTTGATGGATCTTATGACAGATAACGAATTATTGGCTGTAATTGGCCACGAAATCGGTCACGTTAAAAATGAAGATACAAAAGATGCCATGAAATCTGCCTACTTAAAAGCGGCAGCATTAGATGCAGCATCATCAGCATCCGGTGCAGTAGCTACTCTTAATGATAGCCAGATCGGAAAAATGGCAAACGAATTTTTGGATGCGACTCACAGTAAAAAGCAGGAATCTGAAGCAGATACCTATTCTTATGACTTTATGAAAGCTAATAAATATGATGTAGTAGGGGCTTATACCGCTTTCAAGAAATTAGCTTTATTATCGGGAGGAAGTACACAATCCGGTTTTGAAAAAATGTTTAACTCTCACCCGGACAGTGAAAAAAGAGCTCAGGCTATTAAAAAGAAAGCAGAAAAAGACGGATTATGGAAAGATCCGGGAACGGTTGCTCTTCCAACAACGAAACTTACAAAATAA